GATTTTGATATCATAACTACTGATGATGAGTCATTTAATAGACTTCTTAATCAATACTTAGAGGTTAAAACCCAAAAAACTCTTCAAGACACAGAAATAGTAGAAGAAGAAGATTTTGAAGATGTTATTAAGAATTCTCTTGATATTATGGATTCTGAAAACTCAGCTCCAATTATAAAACTTGTAAATTCTATCTTTTTTCAAGCAATTAAAAAAAATGCAAGTGATATTCATATTGAAACCCACGAAAATAAAGGAGCTATAAGATTTAGAATTGATGGAGTTTTAATCACCCAAGCTACTTTACAAAAAAAAGTTATTGAACTCATAATTAATAGAATAAAAGTAATCTCAAATCTTGATATTAGTGAAAAAAGAAAACCACAAGATGGTAGAACCCAAATAAAAATATCAAATAAAACAACTGATATAAGAGTATCAATCCTTCCTACATATTTTGGAGAAAAAGCAGTCCTTAGACTTTTAATGGAAAGTGAACACATTCCAACTCTTAAAGAACTTGGATTTAATACTCAAATAACAAATGGATTTAAAGAGTTACTTGAACACTCTTATGGAATGATTTTAGTTACAGGTCCAACAGGTAGTGGTAAATCAACAACTCTTCATTCATTTTTACAAACAATTGCAACACCTGAAAAAAATATAATTACCGTTGAAGACCCAGTTGAATATAAAGCAGATAACATCAACCAAGTTCAAGTAAATCCAAAAGTAGGATTGACATTTGCAACTGCGCTAAGAAGTATATTAAGACAAGACCCTGATATTATAATGATAGGAGAAATAAGAGATAAAGAAACTGCTACAATGGCTATTCAAGCATCTCTTACAGGTCATTTAGTTTTATCAACTCTTCATACAAATAATGCAGCTGTAACTATTACAAGGCTTAATGATATAGGAATTGATAGATATTTAATAGCAAGTAGTATTATTGGAATTTTATCGCAAAGATTAGTAAGAATCCTTTGTAATTGCAAAGAAATAGATGAAAATAAAGAAGAGTTAGAAAAAATTTTAAATACAAAAATTACCTCCCCTATTTATAAAGCAAAAGGTTGTCCTAAATGTAACTTTACGGGGTATAAAAAAAGAAAAGCAGTAGGAGAGCTTTTTTTAATGAATGATGAAGTTAAAACTTTAATTACTAATGGTGCAAATGATACAGAATTAAAACAAGCGATGATAAAAAATGGGATGAAAACTCTAAAAGAAAATATAATTGAGCTTATTTTAAATGGAGAAACATCTATTAAAGAAGCAATTAGAGTTGGTTTAAAGGATTAGATTGAAATATAAATATATTGCTTTTAATAAAGATGGTAAAAAAGTAAAAGGAATTATAGAAGCTAATGACTTAAAAGAAGCAAAAAATATACTTAGAGATAAGACAATTTTATCAATTAAAGAGACAAAAAGTTTTGAGATTAATTTATCCTCAAAAATATCTAAAAATGAACTTTATAAACTTTTTAATACATTAGGAATTTATCTCAAATCCTCTATTCCAATTATTACAGCTATAAAACTCACTAAAAATCAGGCTACCTCAAAAAAAGTTATTAAATTTTTAGACTATTTAGAAAAAGAGATAAAAGAAGGAAAAAGTTTTTTTAATGCCTTATCTTCTCAAAAAATATTAAAAATACCAAATTATGTAATAAGCGCAATTAAAGTAGCTGAAAATAGCGGCAAGCTTGATATAGTATTAATTGAAATGGCTAAATTTTTAAAAAATGAAGAAAAATTAGCAAAAAAAACAACCCAAGCACTAATTTATCCAACTTTTATTCTAATTGTAGCAATTGTAATGATTTCTTTTATGCTAACAAGCGTAGTTCCAAAAATTGTAAAAGTTTTTGAAAACTTAAATCAAAAACTCCCAAACATTACAATATTTGTAATAAATACAGGAAATTTTTTAAAAAATAACTATATTCAAATTACTATTATTCTCTTTATAATAACTTTTGTTTTTTTATTTCTTTATAAAAAAAGTAAAAAATTTAAATTATTAGTTGATTCTTTATTATTAAAAATACCAGTAATAAATAAAATAATACTCTCATCATCTCTTGGAAAATTTAGTTATTTAACATATACACTTACAAGCTCAGGAGTTACTTTTGTAAATGCATTAAATTTATCAATAAATACATTTAATAATGAAAAATTAAAAGAGATTTTTAATAAAGCCTTTGAAGAAGTTGTTGAAGGTAAAAAATTATCTATCTCTTTAAAAAAAGCAGGTTTTATTTACGATAAATCTTTTTTGCAAGCATTAGCATTAGCAGAAGAAACAAGCGAAGTTGATAATATTTTAAAAAATTTAAGTGAATTGTATTTTGAAGAAAATAAAATGAGAATAAATACTCTTTTAAGTTTGCTTGAACCAGCTTTAATGATTATTGTAGGAGGAGTTATTGGATTTATTGTAACGGCTCTGCTTCTTCCAATTTTTAGCATTAACCTAATGAAATGATATAATTTCATAAAAAAGGAAAACCTTGCATCTTCCCCAAAAAATAGAAGCCCTAAGAAAAGCTACAATATTTAACAAAAAAACAAGAGAATATGCTCTTAATGAACTAAAAAAAGATAAAAGATATCTTCAAAAATGTTTAAACGAAGATATTCACGAACATATAATTTTTAGAAACTATCAAGACTATTTAATCTCAACAGTGCTTGAAAGAGATGGAGTAATGAAAAGATTAAAACCTATACCATCTCAAAAAGTTTTTAATTCAAAAGAATTTTTAAAGTTTTATATTGAGGATTTAGAAAAAACTCCAAATGAATTTAAAGTAAAAAAAATAGGTGTGTTTGATACAGAAACAACCGACATTTACGGATATATAATCTCTTATGCATTTGTTATTCAAGATATGTATAGTTTAGAAACAAAAGAAATTTATGAGCTTCTAAATCCAAAAGCAAAAATCTCTGAGGAAGCTTATGAAGTGCATAAAATAAAACAAGAAGATTTAGAAGATAAACCTACATTTGAAGAAAAAAAAGAGTACATTTTAGATTTATTTAATAGTGTTGATATAATTGTAGGTCATAATGTATTTTTTGACTTTGGAGTTTTAAAAAGAGAACTTGAAAGAGCAAAACATTTCCCAAATATTATAGAAGTACCAATTTTTGATACTATGTTTTATAGCTGGGATATTGTTGTTTTAGATAAGAAAAAACAACCTCGTCTTGAAGAAGCAGTAGCCTTTTTCTTAGGCCCTCAAAAAGCTCAGTATCACAATGCATTAGAAGATGTTAAAATGACTCTAAAAGTATTTAACAAATTACTTGAAGAAGGTAAAAAATTATAATATATCACTAAAAATTCCTTTAACACCATTTTTAAATAAATTTTCAATCTCTTTTTTATCATTTACAGTATAAACATTTGTAACTATATCTTTTTCTAAGAGTTTTAATGTTAAATTTTTTGAGAAGTTTTCTTTATTTATATGAAACGCATCTAAATTGTATTTTAAGATTTCTTTTAAAGTTACTTTTTTATCAAAAAGGGCTGCTTTATAAAAGCCTTTTAATTCTTTAATATATTCTAAACTAAATGAAGAGATAATTACTTGGTCTTTTAATTTAAATTTTACAACTCTTTTTTTTATATCTTCTAAAATATTTTTTGAATAAGGCATTTTAATTTCTAAATTAGCAAAAATATTATTATCTGTTATAAAACTAAGTACCTCATCTAAACTTGGAATTGCTTCTTTTTTTAAACTATTTAAAAATCTATAATCTAAATCTTCATTAAACGGATTTGACTTAATAAACCAAGAAACATTATCTAATTTTTTAACTTCTTCAAAACTTAAATCTGAAATTTTAATTTTTTTGTTTATATTTGTTTTTTTATTTATGTAAGTATCATGAAAAATAACAGGCTCAAAATCTTTTGTATATTGAACATCAAACTCTATCATATCAAAATGTTTTATTGCTTTTTCAAATGCAATTAGAGTATTTTCTGGATATAAACTTCTAAGACCTCGATGAGCTATTAAAACATGCTCTTTTTTAAAAACCTCAAACATTTTTTTAACCTTTTATAATATAATTCTTTTTATATTTTACAATAAAGGACATCAATGACAATAATAGATAGCATTATTTTAGGAATAGTTGAGGGAATTACTGAGTTTTTACCAATTAGCTCAACTGCTCATATGATAATTGTAAGTACTCTTCTTGGACTAAAACAAACTATGCAAAATGTTGCTTTTGAAGTAATTATTCAACTTGGAGCGACTCTTGCTATTGTATTTATTTATCTTGATAAAATTAATTTTAAAGAAATAGACCTTTGGAAAAAGGTAATTTTAGCGTTTTTACCACTTGCAATTGTTGGATTTTTATTTAGACATCAAATAAAAGAATTTTTTACAATTACAACAGTTGCTTGGATGTTTATAATTGGTGGGATTGTATTTTTTATTGTTGAAAAATTTTATAGTGAAGAAAAAGCCAAAATAAATGAAGTTGAAAAAGTTAGCTTAAAACAAGCATTTATTATAGGTATTTTTCAAGTTTTTGCTTTAATTCCAGGCACAAGCAGAAGTGGGGCTACAATAGTTGGAGGAATGTTAAGTGGACTTAGTAGAAAAACAGCTGCTGATTTTAGCTTTTTACTTGCAATTCCTACTATGTTTGCAGCAAGTGGATATGAGATGGTTAAAAATTTAGATACTTTTAAAGATTCTAATTTAATTGTTTTAGCAGTGGGATTTATTGTAAGTTTTATTAGCTGTTATATTGCAGTTAAATGGTTTTTAAACTTTGTAAAAAAATATACATTAATACCTTTTGGTATTTATAGAATTATTTTTGGAATTATTCTTTTGTATTTAGTAAATCAAGGTATTATAAATGCGTAAAGAGTATATTGCTGAATTTTTAGGGTCATATATTTTAGTTTTTTCAGGATGTTTAGCTATTGTAGTTGATACTTTATTTAATAATTTAGGAAGTATAGGAGTTTCACTTGTTTTTGGATTAGTTATAGTAGCTTTAATATATGCATTTGGCCACATAAGTGGGGCTCATTTTAATCCTGCTGTTACTATATCTTTTGCATTAATGAAAGAGTTTGATAAAAAAGAAGCAGTTAAATATATTTTTGC
This Caminibacter mediatlanticus TB-2 DNA region includes the following protein-coding sequences:
- a CDS encoding glycerophosphodiester phosphodiesterase, whose product is MFEVFKKEHVLIAHRGLRSLYPENTLIAFEKAIKHFDMIEFDVQYTKDFEPVIFHDTYINKKTNINKKIKISDLSFEEVKKLDNVSWFIKSNPFNEDLDYRFLNSLKKEAIPSLDEVLSFITDNNIFANLEIKMPYSKNILEDIKKRVVKFKLKDQVIISSFSLEYIKELKGFYKAALFDKKVTLKEILKYNLDAFHINKENFSKNLTLKLLEKDIVTNVYTVNDKKEIENLFKNGVKGIFSDIL
- a CDS encoding undecaprenyl-diphosphate phosphatase: MTIIDSIILGIVEGITEFLPISSTAHMIIVSTLLGLKQTMQNVAFEVIIQLGATLAIVFIYLDKINFKEIDLWKKVILAFLPLAIVGFLFRHQIKEFFTITTVAWMFIIGGIVFFIVEKFYSEEKAKINEVEKVSLKQAFIIGIFQVFALIPGTSRSGATIVGGMLSGLSRKTAADFSFLLAIPTMFAASGYEMVKNLDTFKDSNLIVLAVGFIVSFISCYIAVKWFLNFVKKYTLIPFGIYRIIFGIILLYLVNQGIINA
- a CDS encoding GspE/PulE family protein; the protein is MKKINNINPKSIKLENFNVDEGIKFSLLPGEFEGKNYFFTIQKNLIDALNYYNKLDFCDFDIITTDDESFNRLLNQYLEVKTQKTLQDTEIVEEEDFEDVIKNSLDIMDSENSAPIIKLVNSIFFQAIKKNASDIHIETHENKGAIRFRIDGVLITQATLQKKVIELIINRIKVISNLDISEKRKPQDGRTQIKISNKTTDIRVSILPTYFGEKAVLRLLMESEHIPTLKELGFNTQITNGFKELLEHSYGMILVTGPTGSGKSTTLHSFLQTIATPEKNIITVEDPVEYKADNINQVQVNPKVGLTFATALRSILRQDPDIIMIGEIRDKETATMAIQASLTGHLVLSTLHTNNAAVTITRLNDIGIDRYLIASSIIGILSQRLVRILCNCKEIDENKEELEKILNTKITSPIYKAKGCPKCNFTGYKKRKAVGELFLMNDEVKTLITNGANDTELKQAMIKNGMKTLKENIIELILNGETSIKEAIRVGLKD
- a CDS encoding type II secretion system F family protein; translation: MKYKYIAFNKDGKKVKGIIEANDLKEAKNILRDKTILSIKETKSFEINLSSKISKNELYKLFNTLGIYLKSSIPIITAIKLTKNQATSKKVIKFLDYLEKEIKEGKSFFNALSSQKILKIPNYVISAIKVAENSGKLDIVLIEMAKFLKNEEKLAKKTTQALIYPTFILIVAIVMISFMLTSVVPKIVKVFENLNQKLPNITIFVINTGNFLKNNYIQITIILFIITFVFLFLYKKSKKFKLLVDSLLLKIPVINKIILSSSLGKFSYLTYTLTSSGVTFVNALNLSINTFNNEKLKEIFNKAFEEVVEGKKLSISLKKAGFIYDKSFLQALALAEETSEVDNILKNLSELYFEENKMRINTLLSLLEPALMIIVGGVIGFIVTALLLPIFSINLMK
- a CDS encoding 3'-5' exonuclease, with protein sequence MHLPQKIEALRKATIFNKKTREYALNELKKDKRYLQKCLNEDIHEHIIFRNYQDYLISTVLERDGVMKRLKPIPSQKVFNSKEFLKFYIEDLEKTPNEFKVKKIGVFDTETTDIYGYIISYAFVIQDMYSLETKEIYELLNPKAKISEEAYEVHKIKQEDLEDKPTFEEKKEYILDLFNSVDIIVGHNVFFDFGVLKRELERAKHFPNIIEVPIFDTMFYSWDIVVLDKKKQPRLEEAVAFFLGPQKAQYHNALEDVKMTLKVFNKLLEEGKKL